From Anopheles arabiensis isolate DONGOLA chromosome 3, AaraD3, whole genome shotgun sequence, a single genomic window includes:
- the LOC120905245 gene encoding cytochrome c oxidase assembly factor 3, mitochondrial, protein MSASEGPSKVEFKIEESGRKLKKAEVDFMRLIEQQNLQRVQKLQRQRRNNKLTGIALGGTVLGIYLYSMLSVKQEKFLDDFEEPVKLEVENKAL, encoded by the coding sequence ATGTCCGCCAGCGAGGGTCCGTCGAAGGTTGAGTTCAAAATCGAGGAATCGGGCCGCAAGCTGAAAAAGGCGGAGGTCGACTTTATGCGCCTGATCGAGCAGCAGAACCTGCAGCGTGTCCAGAAGTTGCAGCGCCAGCGACGCAATAACAAACTGACCGGCATCGCGCTCGGCGGCACCGTGCTCGGCATCTACCTCTACTCGATGCTGTCGGTGAAGCAGGAGAAATTCCTGGACGATTTCGAGGAACCGGTCAAGCTAGAGGTGGAAAACAAGGCGCTGTAA
- the LOC120905243 gene encoding dimethyladenosine transferase 1, mitochondrial has product MSASTKISKALTSTGIRLPPLPTIRDLVKLYQLRAIKQLSQNFLMDERLTDKIVRAAGNIRDHYVLEVGPGPGGITRSIIRQNPRHLVVVEKDRRFMPTMEMLAEVAQPFMRMDIVQGDILDYRVAEAFPDCPPHDWMDRKRAPVHLIGNLPFAISTRLLINWLRDMSLRTGAWSYGRASLTLTFQKEVAERIVAPILSDQRCRLSVMNQIWSTPELRFMISGRAFVPKPEVDVGVVTIVPLQTPLTQVHFDTVEKVVRHIFSMRQKYCRRGVANLYPPAVREELTEQTFKRADVDPLARSFQLSVAECLRIVEAYDGLVRERPEIAAYDYRAPKVKGAAVEGDGQGESETDR; this is encoded by the coding sequence atgTCCGCTTCGACGAAAATATCGAAAGCCCTAACCTCAACCGGCATCCGGCTGCCACCGTTGCCCACCATCCGCGATCTGGTCAAGCTGTACCAGCTGCGTGCCATCAAGCAGCTGTCCCAGAACTTCCTGATGGACGAGCGGCTCACCGACAAGATCGTGCGGGCCGCCGGTAACATACGTGACCATTACGTGCTCGAGGTTGGTCCGGGACCGGGCGGCATCACCCGCTCCATCATCCGGCAGAACCCCCGGcatctggtggtggtggagaagGACCGTCGCTTCATGCCCACGATGGAGATGCTGGCCGAGGTGGCGCAACCGTTCATGCGCATGGATATCGTGCAGGGCGACATACTGGACTACCGGGTGGCGGAGGCCTTTCCCGACTGCCCACCGCACGACTGGATGGACAGGAAGCGGGCACCGGTACATCTGATCGGCAATTTGCCCTTTGCCATCTCGACGCGGCTGCTCATCAACTGGCTGCGCGATATGAGCCTGCGGACGGGCGCTTGGTCGTACGGACGGGCCAGCCTAACGCTGACGTTTCAGAAGGAAGTGGCCGAGCGGATCGTCGCCCCGATACTGTCCGATCAGCGCTGCCGTCTGTCGGTGATGAATCAAATCTGGAGCACGCCGGAGCTACGCTTCATGATCTCGGGCCGTGCGTTCGTGCCGAAGCCGGAGGTAGACGTCGGCGTCGTGACGATTGTACCGCTTCAAACGCCCCTCACGCAGGTCCACTTCGACACGGTGGAAAAGGTCGTTAGGCATATATTTTCCATGCGGCAAAAGTATTGCCGTCGCGGTGTGGCCAACCTCTACCCGCCGGCAGTGCGCGAAGAGCTGACGGAGCAGACGTTCAAGCGGGCGGATGTAGATCCGCTGGCACGATCGTTTCAGCTTTCCGTTGCGGAGTGTTTGCGCATTGTCGAGGCGTACGACGGGTTGGTGCGGGAGCGTCCAGAAATTGCCGCGTACGATTATCGAGCGCCAAAGGTTAAGGGTGCTGCCGTTGAGGGTGATGGGCAGGGGGAGAGTGAAACGGACCGATGA